The genomic stretch CTGCCTTTGCCAGTCTGTCAGGTTTACAGTGCGGTGCAGAAGAAACGGTACTGTCTTTTCTGCCATTAACACACGTATTTGCTCGCTGTTTGCTCTATGGGCACATTTATTATGGACATAGCATCTACTTCTCTACACCAAGTCAGGTTCTTAAACATCTCAAACAAGTTCAACCGACTATTCTGGCAACCGTTCCTATTTTTCTAGAAAGAATCTTTAATAAGTTTCTGGAGTGGGGGCAGCAGGTTGAATCGAAGTGGAAGCAGCGAGTTTTTGCCTGGACTCTTAGGCTGATGCACTCGACTGCTTCGGGACAACGCTTGAGCAGGCATCATACCGTTTTCCTGCGACTGGCAGATCGATTAGTTCTATCGAAGTGGCGATCGCTGTTTGGAGGACGAATCAAATACATTCTCTGTGGCGGTGCTGCTCTCAAGGCGGAGTTGGTTCGTGGGTTTGCAGTAGCAGGGGTGACGGTTCTACAGGGCTATGGGCTGACCCAGGCGGGAATTGTTTCCTGCAATCGGGCAGAGGATAATCGGGCAGGCACAGTGGGCGCACCCATCCCTGGCATGGAAGTGGCGATCGCGTCCGATTCCGAGATTCTGGTGCGGGGAGATTTTATCACCTCAGGGTATTACAAAAACTCGGCAGCAACCCTAGCGTTGATTGATGCTCAGGGCTGGCTGCATACGGGCGATTTAGGTCACTTCACTGAAGACGGACTGCTACAAATCACCGGGATCAAAAAGCCACTGTTCAAGCTTTCAACGGGTAAATATATCGCACCCCAGCCGATCGAAGCCCGACTAATGCGATCGCCCTTTGTTTCAAAAGTGCAGGTTGTGGGTGCTGACCACAAGTATTGCTCTGCCCTGATTCTGCCAAACTGGAGTGCGTTGAACGACCACCTGCAATTGCTCAATCTGGATGATGAGAATCTCTTACAGCATTCTTGTACGCTGGCACTTTATCAGGCAGTGGTTGACGCTGCAAATTGCCATTTACCTTACTGGGCGCTCGTCAAGCAATTTCGATTGATCTCACCGCACTCCGACTTTGGGAAAGAGTGGTTGAACGGAAATTTAAACCGAAACGACGTGGTGATCGCCTTAGCTTCGGACATCAATGATTTATATCGGGAGAAAGCTTCAAAAGATTCTCCCAAGCAGGTAGCAGTGACCGATCGGGAAATGTCAGAAGTGATTTCTGAAATCACCTGTCCGATTCCCCCCGCTGTAAGCTGCCCAACTTACGCCCAGTCGCTCAATATTGCTCGCTAACCGCTTCACGTTTTACTCATTGCACAGGAGGCATTTGAATCATGTTTCAGCCTTTTCAAACGGTCGCTGTTTTGGGTGCAGGAGTCATGGGCAGCCAGATCGCAGCCCACCTTGCAAATGCAGGGCTAACCGTCCATCTTCTGGATCTGCCGGGATCTGAAGCAAACAAAAACGATCGGGTTGAAGCCCTGTTTAAGAAAGCACTCAAGCTCTCACCGCCGATTTTTTTCACCGAAAAGACAATCCACAGAATCACGCTAGGAAACTACGAAGAACATTTTCATCGTTTAAGCGAGGTTGATTGGGTGATTGAGGCGGTTGTCGAAGATCTGAAGATCAAGCAACAGTTAATGGAACG from Leptolyngbya ohadii IS1 encodes the following:
- a CDS encoding AMP-dependent synthetase/ligase, with amino-acid sequence MPWTKSARLQSATLPKTPTPIDPSAITLPDLLDAACNHAPNATALNQSSHTGWQSLSNQVFREQCRTVAQGLLSLNLHPGDRIALLTHNDTRFAIADMGSLMAGLVNVPIDLTQTLENIIFILQHSEAKLLWVAQSDWLEQFMPYLEQLPALQYVVVEFAPESELESGAELEKWQAINAKRHFRGTPLPHPCCLISLPALQTSGQVQGMTGLEQVPLPTLSAQDLATIIYIPSASGELMGVMLSHRNLAGNALAAFASLSGLQCGAEETVLSFLPLTHVFARCLLYGHIYYGHSIYFSTPSQVLKHLKQVQPTILATVPIFLERIFNKFLEWGQQVESKWKQRVFAWTLRLMHSTASGQRLSRHHTVFLRLADRLVLSKWRSLFGGRIKYILCGGAALKAELVRGFAVAGVTVLQGYGLTQAGIVSCNRAEDNRAGTVGAPIPGMEVAIASDSEILVRGDFITSGYYKNSAATLALIDAQGWLHTGDLGHFTEDGLLQITGIKKPLFKLSTGKYIAPQPIEARLMRSPFVSKVQVVGADHKYCSALILPNWSALNDHLQLLNLDDENLLQHSCTLALYQAVVDAANCHLPYWALVKQFRLISPHSDFGKEWLNGNLNRNDVVIALASDINDLYREKASKDSPKQVAVTDREMSEVISEITCPIPPAVSCPTYAQSLNIAR